One segment of Kiritimatiellia bacterium DNA contains the following:
- a CDS encoding PEP-CTERM sorting domain-containing protein, whose amino-acid sequence MPEWTESAEAELERYLAEARAAASVSGADPEEVEGDLRGHIERQLEQAGIRTATREDLARVLARLGPARSTPAGDPPEAPEKPRRISLGLIMALGVVLPFITLVFEAFTGLCGEIFVNPIPTLWHVLLVAAVPLANALTWSRFAFGWPGRLKLLGRLNGFAIGVALYYTLVFLPVAPFAAIGILYFGIGLLPLSPMLSLIMALAVRRILRRYDRPGGALPPAWRWALAALGIIALLATPTVVTQAGLQWATAESPAARARGIGLLRALGNDDLLLRSCYRRDRMVGNMVSFLFEGLGRRITSEQAQQVYYRVTGTPYNAVRPPELRGLRTRALINADDFDWDQGGDAVAGRLRGLSLRESRLDSRIEAASGVSYTEWILVFRNDAERQREARAQIALPPGGVVSRVTLWVDGEEREAAYAGRAKVKAAYQRVVQQRRDPVLVTTSGPDQVLVQCFPVPPNGGTMKIKVGITAPLAPESRESGLLRLPYFRERNFAIPESTAHSAWIESPRPLETLLAGDPAIHEHPEETVYALRAQLDDQLLSRPFAVRAAMTGGPAWAGLQQDADRIVRQTLEEVPVQKPERIIFVFDGSRPMAGSIERLASALDHVPEGVEVAVLFAGDRVQALREAAPWTDGAAAGVAEALKRQPYRGGCDNVAALLAAWDLAAAVPAGAVLWIHGPQPVSFDGEEALLQRTERRPSGPVIHDLQVGPGPNHVAEQLNGSPAMRAVMDFGDPAAALARGLDTWAGKNPSFRFERARVPRAEAEGPEGSTHLARLWAFSEILRLGASIHDADKDEAVELAVRYRLVTPVSGAVVLETAQQYAQSGLEPVAGDTVPRIVPEPETWMLLLIGGGMAAARAWKRRRSRRGAMLKKCPGIPR is encoded by the coding sequence ATGCCGGAATGGACGGAGTCGGCGGAAGCGGAACTGGAGCGCTACCTCGCGGAGGCGCGGGCGGCAGCGTCCGTCAGCGGGGCGGACCCGGAGGAGGTCGAGGGCGACCTTCGAGGGCACATCGAGCGGCAACTCGAACAGGCCGGGATCCGGACGGCGACCCGGGAGGACCTGGCGCGCGTGCTCGCGCGGCTCGGGCCGGCCCGGTCCACGCCCGCGGGCGATCCCCCGGAGGCGCCCGAGAAGCCGCGGCGCATCTCGCTCGGACTGATCATGGCCCTCGGCGTCGTGCTCCCCTTCATTACCCTGGTGTTTGAAGCGTTCACCGGCCTCTGCGGCGAAATCTTCGTCAACCCCATCCCGACGCTTTGGCACGTCCTGCTCGTCGCCGCCGTTCCGCTGGCCAACGCCCTGACCTGGTCGCGGTTCGCCTTCGGGTGGCCTGGTCGCCTGAAACTCCTCGGCCGGCTCAACGGGTTCGCCATCGGAGTGGCGCTATACTACACGCTCGTGTTTCTGCCGGTCGCGCCGTTCGCCGCAATCGGCATCCTCTATTTCGGGATCGGCCTGCTGCCGCTGTCCCCGATGCTGTCGCTGATCATGGCGCTGGCCGTGCGCCGCATCCTGCGGCGCTACGACCGGCCGGGCGGCGCGCTGCCGCCCGCCTGGCGCTGGGCGCTGGCCGCGCTGGGTATCATCGCGCTGCTCGCCACGCCCACGGTCGTAACCCAGGCCGGCCTGCAGTGGGCCACCGCCGAATCGCCGGCCGCCCGAGCGCGCGGAATCGGTCTGCTCCGCGCCCTTGGGAACGACGACCTCCTGCTCCGGAGCTGCTACCGGCGCGATCGGATGGTCGGCAACATGGTGTCGTTCCTCTTCGAAGGTCTCGGGCGACGCATCACTTCCGAGCAGGCACAGCAGGTCTACTATCGCGTTACCGGTACGCCCTACAATGCCGTGCGCCCACCGGAACTGCGCGGGCTGCGCACCCGGGCCCTCATCAACGCGGACGATTTCGACTGGGACCAGGGCGGCGACGCCGTCGCCGGCCGCCTGCGGGGCTTGAGCCTCCGCGAGTCGCGGCTGGACAGCCGGATCGAGGCCGCAAGCGGCGTCTCCTATACCGAGTGGATCCTCGTGTTCCGCAACGACGCCGAGCGCCAGCGCGAAGCGCGGGCGCAGATCGCCCTGCCGCCCGGCGGCGTGGTCTCCCGCGTGACGCTCTGGGTGGACGGCGAGGAACGCGAAGCGGCGTACGCCGGCCGGGCGAAGGTGAAGGCCGCCTACCAGCGCGTGGTCCAGCAGCGGCGCGACCCGGTCCTCGTCACGACCAGCGGGCCCGACCAGGTCCTGGTGCAGTGCTTCCCCGTCCCGCCGAACGGCGGCACCATGAAGATCAAGGTCGGCATCACCGCGCCGCTCGCGCCGGAATCGCGCGAGTCCGGGCTGCTGCGCCTCCCCTATTTCCGCGAGAGAAACTTTGCGATACCCGAAAGCACGGCACATTCGGCCTGGATTGAATCGCCCCGGCCGTTGGAAACGCTGCTGGCCGGCGACCCCGCGATCCACGAGCATCCGGAAGAAACGGTATACGCGCTGCGCGCCCAACTCGACGACCAGCTTCTTTCCCGCCCCTTCGCCGTGCGGGCCGCCATGACGGGTGGCCCCGCCTGGGCCGGCCTGCAGCAGGACGCGGACCGCATCGTACGCCAGACCCTGGAGGAAGTTCCCGTTCAAAAACCGGAACGGATCATTTTTGTTTTCGACGGCTCCCGGCCGATGGCCGGGTCCATCGAACGCCTGGCCTCGGCGCTGGATCATGTGCCCGAGGGCGTCGAAGTAGCGGTCCTTTTTGCCGGGGATCGGGTGCAGGCCCTCCGCGAGGCCGCGCCCTGGACGGACGGTGCGGCCGCCGGGGTGGCGGAGGCGTTGAAGAGGCAACCCTACCGCGGCGGATGCGACAACGTGGCGGCCCTGCTGGCCGCCTGGGACCTGGCCGCCGCCGTCCCCGCGGGCGCCGTGCTATGGATTCACGGGCCGCAGCCTGTTTCGTTTGACGGGGAAGAGGCGCTCCTGCAGCGCACGGAGCGCCGCCCGAGCGGACCGGTCATTCACGATCTCCAGGTCGGCCCCGGGCCCAATCACGTGGCGGAACAACTGAACGGCAGCCCGGCGATGCGGGCCGTGATGGATTTCGGCGACCCGGCGGCCGCGCTGGCGCGGGGGCTCGACACGTGGGCCGGAAAAAACCCCTCCTTCCGATTCGAGCGGGCTCGCGTTCCCCGGGCGGAAGCGGAGGGCCCCGAGGGATCCACACACCTGGCCCGTTTATGGGCATTCTCCGAAATCCTGCGGCTCGGTGCATCGATTCACGACGCCGACAAGGACGAGGCCGTCGAGCTGGCCGTGCGCTATCGCCTGGTCACGCCGGTGTCCGGCGCCGTCGTGCTCGAGACCGCCCAGCAGTATGCGCAAAGCGGGCTGGAGCCCGTCGCGGGCGACACCGTGCCGCGCATCGTCCCGGAACCCGAAACGTGGATGCTGCTCCTGATCGGCGGCGGCATGGCCGCCGCGCGGGCATGGAAGCGAAGAAGGTCGCGCCGGGGCGCGATGCTTAAAAAGTGCCCCGGAATCCCGCGCTGA
- a CDS encoding GIY-YIG nuclease family protein, producing the protein MKFTCVYLLQSEADPRRHYTGMTDDLGDRLRRHNGGEVTPACKHRPWRIRVAVAFEDRQRAAAFEGYLKTHSGRVFAARHF; encoded by the coding sequence ATGAAGTTCACCTGCGTGTACCTGCTGCAAAGCGAGGCCGATCCGCGGCGGCACTACACGGGCATGACGGACGATCTCGGGGACCGGCTGCGCCGGCACAACGGGGGCGAGGTGACGCCTGCGTGCAAGCACCGGCCCTGGCGGATTCGTGTAGCCGTGGCGTTCGAAGACCGCCAGCGAGCGGCGGCTTTTGAAGGTTACCTGAAGACACACTCGGGGCGCGTATTTGCCGCCCGTCATTTTTAG